A genomic stretch from Vulpes lagopus strain Blue_001 chromosome 11, ASM1834538v1, whole genome shotgun sequence includes:
- the LOC121471631 gene encoding olfactory receptor 4C46-like: MGNRNNVTEFVLLGLTENPKMQKIVFVVFLIIYIISVVGNVLTVAAITASPLLGSPMYFFLAYLSFIDACYSSVNNPKLIVDSLREKKTTTFNACVTQIFGEHFFGGADVILLTVMAYDRYVAICKPLHYMTIMNRQVCGLLMAVVRVGGFLHAAIQILFIIPLPFCGPNVIDHFMCDLNPLLNLACTDTHTLGFFVAANSGFICALNFLLLMVSYVVILRSLRNHSLEARRKALSTCVSHITVVVLFFVPCIFVYMRPTATLSIDKAVAVFYTMITPMLNPLIYALRNDQMKNAIRKLCSRKVFSDENKYA; this comes from the coding sequence ATGGGGAATAGAAACAATGTGACAGAGTTTGTTCTACTGGGGCTCACAGAGAATCCAAAGATGCAGAAAATTGTATTTGTTGTGTTCCTGATCATCTACATCATCTCTGTGGTAGGAAATGTGCTCACCGTGGCAGCTATCACCGCCAGCCCATTATTGGGGTCCCCCATGTACTTTTTCCTGGCCTATCTGTCCTTCATTGATGCCTGCTATTCTTCTGTCAATAACCCTAAACTGATTGTAGATTCACTCCGTGAAAAGAAGACCACCACATTCAATGCATGTGTAACCCAAATCTTCGGGGAACATTTTTTTGGAGGTGCTGATGTCATCCTGCTTACTGTGATGGCCTATGACAGatatgtggccatctgcaagccactACATTACATGACCATCATGAATCGACAGGTGTGTGGCCTGCTCATGGCAGTGGTGAGGGTGGGAGGATTTCTTCATGCAGCCATACAGATCCTCTTTATCATCCCTCTACCCTTCTGTGGTCCTAACGTCATAGATCACTTTATGTGTGATCTGAATCCTTTGCTCAATCTCGCCTGCACTGATACCCACACTCTTGGGTTCTTTGTTGCTGCCAACAGTGGTTTCATCTGTGCCTTAAACTTCCTCCTCCTCATGGTCTCCTATGTGGTCATTCTGCGCTCCCTAAGGAACCACAGCTTGGAGGCAAGGCGCAAAGCCCTCTCCACCTGTGTCTCCCACATCACAGTGGTCGTCCTATTCTTTGTACCCTGCATATTTGTGTACATGAGACCCACAGCTACTTTATCTATTGATAAAGCAGTTGCAGTTTTCTACACTATGATAACACCCATGCTAAATCCCTTAATCTATGCCTTGAGAAATGATCAgatgaaaaatgccattaggaAATTGTGCAGTAGAAAAGTTTTTTCAGATGAGAATAAATATGCCTGA
- the LOC121471632 gene encoding olfactory receptor 4P4-like, which translates to MTSQRNISEFVLLGLSYVHSIQIFCFVIFLLCYVALLAGNLLILISIRCSPLFHQPMYYFLIHLSLIDICYTSTVTPKLIGDLLVERKTISYDNCMLQVFTMHFFGGIEIFILTAMAFDRYAAICKPLHYVIIMNRTRCNLLVLAAWAGGAIHAFPLFSTAIGLPFCGPNEIDHYFCDIFPLLKVACTDTYITGVLVIAFSGMVALVTFIVLSFSYGIILFTLRNLSAEGRRKALSTCWSHITVVILFFGPVIFIYLRPPTTFPEDKIFALFYTIIAPMFNPLIYTLRNSEMKKAMRKVWCPSVFSKEACN; encoded by the coding sequence ATGACAAGCCAGAGAAACATCTCCGAATTCGTACTTCTAGGACTTTCATATGTCCACAgcatacaaatattttgttttgtcattttcttactCTGTTATGTTGCTCTGTTGGCAGGAAATCTTCTGATCCTTATCTCCATTCGATGCAGCCCTCTTTTTCACCAACCAATGTACTACTTCCTTATACACTTATCCTTAATAGACATCTGCTACACCTCTACAGTTACACCCAAGTTAATTGGTGACTTGCTAGTGGAAAGGAAAACCATCTCCTATGACAATTGCATGTTACAGGTCTTTACAATGCACTTCTTTGGAGGCATTGAGATCTTCATTCTCACCGCCATGGCCTTTGATCGCTATGCTGCCATCTGCAAACCTCTCCACTACGTGATTATCATGAACAGGACAAGATGCAATCTCCTAGTCTTAGCTGCTTGGGCTGGTGGGGCCATTCAtgcctttcctttattttctactGCAATTGGTTTGCCCTTCTGTGGTCCTAATGAAATTGATCACTACTTTTgtgatatttttcctttgcttaaagTGGCCTGTACTGATACTTACATCACTGGTGTCCTTGTGATTGCCTTTTCGGGTATGGTCGCATTAGTTACCTTTATtgtcttatctttttcttatggCATTATACTGTTCACTTTAAGAAATCTCTCAGCTGAAGGAAGACGCAAAGCCCTCTCTACCTGTTGGTCTCATATCACTGTGGTCATCTTATTTTTTGGGCCTGTAATCTTTATCTACCTTAGACCACCTACTACTTTTCCTGAGGACAAAATATTTGCTCTGTTTTACACCATCATTGCTCCTATGTTCAATCCCTTAATCTATACTCTGAGAAATTCAGAGATGAAAAAAGCCATGAGGAAAGTTTGGTGTCCATCAGTATTTTCAAAGGAAGCATGTAATTAA